TAATTTTAACATCAATAACTTCCTGAGCTGAATGCTCTGACATCGGAAAATGACTCAGATTTGCTCGAGCATGCGTAGTGTAGGAGAAACCCAGCATCAACAGGAGTCCTACCTTGCTAATTTTTGTAAAATGATTCTTCATTAAAAAATTTAGTTAATAATATCAAACAGTTAATTATTAAAATACTTTTGGTCTGCAAACATTAGAAAATAACTACATTGCGGTTTTTTGAATGGTTTGATTTACCACCTTAAATCCAGTTAAATTTTAAATAGTTGGTATTGAACTATTTTAATTTTCAATTAGTGCTGTTTGTTGCACTTCTTATGAACTGCATTGCGCAAAACTACAATTGGAATGTAAATTCTATGTTAAGAAAATGTTGAATAATTAATAAGGTTTATAATAATTTAATTGATTCTCTGACTAAAAATAAGAAATGTGTTTTAATATTTAAGACGTTTGCTAAAAATTTTAATTTAATATTGTTAATTTTTCTTTCGTTTTGTTAAATAAATATGGATTTTTATAGAGGTAGGATGCTATTTTATGCTAATTTTTCTTTATTAAAATATTTATATCAAATAAAATTAAATTGTAATAAAACAGGGAATGGGTACCTTGTTATGCAATGATGCATAAAGACGCAAAAATGGAAAATGCAATAAAAAACCTTTATCTCTCATCTTTGATTCTGTAAAAATCATTTGAAAGATAAAGGTTGGTTTATTTGAAAGAAAAGGGTGTCTATCTTATTTTTTCTTCAACAAAATGGTGAAGTGTCTCAATATTTCTGATTCCCATACGATTTCCAATCCAGATTTAATTTCATCTCTACGGTCGAAAATGTTTTTCAGAGCGACAGCGACATAATCTAAATGTTTGTAGGTATAAGTTCTCCGGGGAATAGCTAAACGGAGAAGTTCCAATTTAGGGAATCTATCTTGCCTAGTTTCTGGGTCACGATCAGCTAATAGAGTTCCAATCTCTACGCCTCTGACTCCAGCTTCCTTATATAGTTCTATAGCTAAGGTTTGAGCTGGATATTCTTCCCGAGGGACATTGGTCAGAAAATTCAAAGCATCCACAAAAACTGCATGTCCACCGATCGGTTTCTGAATAGGAATTCCATATTCAATTAATTTGTTGCCAAGATATTCGACTTGATCAATTCTAGCTTTCAAATAGGGTAGTTCCGTCGACTCCAATAATCCCTGAGCCAAAGCTGCAAGGTCACGTCCTGCCAATCCTCCATACGTAATAAAGCCTTCGTAGATAATGCCCATATTGCCACAAGCGCGGTATAACTGTTCATTTCGCATGCCTAAAAGTCCTCCAATATTAACGAGTCCATCTTTTTTTGCTGACATGGTAAATCCATCACCATATGAAAACATTTCCTTAACAATTTCTTTGATGGTCTTGTCTTGGTATCCTTCCTCTCTTTCTTTAATGAAATATGCATTCTCAGCAAATCGAGCAGCATCGAAAAAAACGGGAATTCCATATTTATCTGAAAGTGCTTTTACTGAAATAATATTCTCCATAGATACTGGCTGACCACCCGGTGAATTACAGGTAACAGTAATCATACAAAAAGGTATGTTTTCCTTTGGATGCGCCTTATAAACTTCCTCTAATTTTTTGAGGTCTATATTTCCTTTAAAAGGGTGCAAATCATTGATATCAAAAGCTTCATCTATTGTACAATCAATTGCATGTGCTTTGCGAAACTCAATATGTCCTTTCGTCGTGTCAAAATGTGAATTCCCAGGAACTACATTGTTTTCTTTCACTAAGATGCTAAACAAGACATTTTCGGCGGCACGTCCTTGATGTGTAGGAAGAAAATAAGGAAATCCTAAGGTATTCCTGACCACTTCTCTCAGTTTCAAATACGATTGAGATCCGGCATAACTTTCGTCACCCATCATTATTTCTGCCCATTGCCGGTCAGACATGGCTCCCGTTCCACTGTCAGTCAGTAAATCAATAAAAACTCGATCACTTGCTAAGTTGAATAAATTATTGCCTTCCTCATCGATCCATTTCTCTCTTTGCTCGCGGGTAGACATGTAAATTTCTTCGACCATCTTCACCTTATAAGGCTCTGCCCAGGGTAATTCCATAAAATTTATTTTTGGTTATAAAACGAGATTAAATTAACATATTTCTAATAATAAAAGATAAAATTTCGTTTAAATGCATTTTTTGTAAAAATTGGACCGATGTATTGCAAAAACATATTCCCAAATGGCAATTCTGTGAAAAGTTCAAATTCTATTTTTCGCTCTTTTTGCATATTTTAGGAATACATCCTAAAAAATTAATTACAATTATAGAAGTCATTCCTATGAGATCATTATTACTTTCCTTGTTTATTGTTGTGTTTGCAATGGAAACATTTGGACAAACTCCTCTGAAACTTGCCATCGCCGGGCTCAGTCATGGTCATGTAGATTGGATCTTTAATCGTAAAGACAAAAACGATGTGGAATTGGTAGGGATATATGAAACAAATCCTGAATTAATTGAGCGATATTCGAAGCGATATAACTTAGATAAATCTATGTTTTTTACGGATCTGGACCAAATGTTGGAACAAAAGAGACCTGCTGCAGTATCGGCATTCGGTGCAATTAGTGAGCATGTTGATGTAGTAAGAGCTTGCGCTCCCCGGAAAATCCATGTTATGGTAGAAAAGCCTTTGGCAACTTCCTTGGCTGACGCAATTGAAATCGAGGATTTGGCCAACAAATATAACATCCATGTGTTGACTAATTATGAGACTTCATGGTACCAGAGCAACCAAGAAATCAAAAAATTATTGGAAAAAGGCCAGTTAGGTGAAATCCGAAAAGTAGTGGTTAATGATGGTCACCAAGGACCAAAAGAAATTGGTGTAAGCAACGAGTTTTTAGAAATATTGACAGACCCAAAAAGGAATGGTGCTGGAGCCTTAGTTGATTTTGGATGTTACGGAGCCAACTTGATGACATGGCTATTAAATGGAGAAAGACCAATTTCAGTAACAGCAGTTGTTCAACAGAACAAACCTGAAATATATAAAGATGTTGATGATGAAGCAACCATTGTTTTGCAGTATCCAAAAGCACAATGTATCATTCAGGGTTCTTGGAACTGGACTTTTTCAAGAAAGGATATGGAAGTGTATGGCAATAAAGGCTATGCTATTGCTGTAGATCCAACCACATTGAGGTCTAGATTGCAGGAAAACAAACCAGAGGAGATCCATAAGCTTCAACCAAGACCTGTACCTTTCAATGATCCATTTTCATTCCTAGCAGCGGTTGTAAATGGAACTTTCAAAATGCAGGAATTCGATCAATATGGATTGAAAGTGAATGTAATCGCGGTTGAAATATTGGAGGCCGCAATGAAATCCGCAAAAGAGAAAAAAACGGTTTATTTAAACTAAAATTCAGTCAAATAACATAAATGATTCTCTTCGAATCTAATAAATATCCTCAGAACTTATTGTTCTGAGGATTTTGAAGTTAAAATTATATTTGTGTTTTTTTGATCGTTATTAGGCTCTTCCGCTGGTAGCAATTCTTTTTCTTTGTTTTTATTTCCCATAATCCACAATACTGCTCCAACGACTACAAAGACGATTTTTATGCCCCAAGCGGTGCCTTCGCCCCAATTGTAAATCCATAAAAGAAGTCTTGGAACAGCATTGAAAAAATTCATAATAATGGCTAACAAACCATAAATAAATAAAATTGAACCGATACTTTTCATAATCTTAAGTTTTAGTTTTGGTTTTCCGAAGAAGAAATTCTCTTCGGGTATTTTTTGATTAAATAATTTTAAAATTCACCAATAAGAATAAATAGATGTTTATAATTTAAATATTAAAATAAATAAAAAATATTTATCAATTATATTAAATTTTATAATTGTTCAATTTTATTCTGAAAATATTCTGGTTGATGTTATATTAATTTTATATTAATAATCTGTTTGATTTGTTCCTAAAATATATAACCCCTTATATTTATAGTTTGAAAAACAAAACCTTAAAAAATGAAATCAACCTATTTATCAAAACCTAGTAATTGTAACAACCTCCTTGTCCTTATGATTTTTTTATTTGCATTTATTCCCGAAGGATTTTCTCAGAAAGCTGAAGTAAAATTATTTGCACATAGAGCCGGGGCTCATGAGTATGATGAGAATACCATTTCAGCCTTTAAAGCAACTTATGAAAAAGGAATGCGAGGTTACGAA
The Sphingobacterium daejeonense genome window above contains:
- a CDS encoding Gfo/Idh/MocA family protein: MRSLLLSLFIVVFAMETFGQTPLKLAIAGLSHGHVDWIFNRKDKNDVELVGIYETNPELIERYSKRYNLDKSMFFTDLDQMLEQKRPAAVSAFGAISEHVDVVRACAPRKIHVMVEKPLATSLADAIEIEDLANKYNIHVLTNYETSWYQSNQEIKKLLEKGQLGEIRKVVVNDGHQGPKEIGVSNEFLEILTDPKRNGAGALVDFGCYGANLMTWLLNGERPISVTAVVQQNKPEIYKDVDDEATIVLQYPKAQCIIQGSWNWTFSRKDMEVYGNKGYAIAVDPTTLRSRLQENKPEEIHKLQPRPVPFNDPFSFLAAVVNGTFKMQEFDQYGLKVNVIAVEILEAAMKSAKEKKTVYLN
- a CDS encoding tryptophanase, giving the protein MELPWAEPYKVKMVEEIYMSTREQREKWIDEEGNNLFNLASDRVFIDLLTDSGTGAMSDRQWAEIMMGDESYAGSQSYLKLREVVRNTLGFPYFLPTHQGRAAENVLFSILVKENNVVPGNSHFDTTKGHIEFRKAHAIDCTIDEAFDINDLHPFKGNIDLKKLEEVYKAHPKENIPFCMITVTCNSPGGQPVSMENIISVKALSDKYGIPVFFDAARFAENAYFIKEREEGYQDKTIKEIVKEMFSYGDGFTMSAKKDGLVNIGGLLGMRNEQLYRACGNMGIIYEGFITYGGLAGRDLAALAQGLLESTELPYLKARIDQVEYLGNKLIEYGIPIQKPIGGHAVFVDALNFLTNVPREEYPAQTLAIELYKEAGVRGVEIGTLLADRDPETRQDRFPKLELLRLAIPRRTYTYKHLDYVAVALKNIFDRRDEIKSGLEIVWESEILRHFTILLKKK